A stretch of DNA from Methanoplanus endosymbiosus:
GATGTAACCGGAGAAGGGGCCTCGTCCGGAATTCCGGGAACTCCTGTTCTCTCACACGACAACTGGGACAATGACGGCGACTATACCATCACCATGAACATGTGGTGGGGAGAAAACGGAAATAACCTGAAGATCTACGAGAACGGAAACCTGATCGCCAGCCGGACATTGACCGAAAACTCACCCCAGGCCCAGCAGTACTCAGAGTCATTCTCCGGAAAAAAGTCCGGTACATATGAGTACTATGCTGAACTGACAAATGACTACGGAACAACAGAAAGCGCAAAAATAACCGTAACCGTCAGTAATCCATCAGGTTCACCTGAACCTACATCCACACCGACTTCAACTCCCACACCGACCGTAACTCCGACTCAGACACAGACTCCTACACCCTCTCTGACTGCAACTTCAACTCCCACACCGGCCATAACCTCTACACAAACCCCTACGCCGACTCCTGCACCGTCAAATCTCCCCGGCAAGCCTGTATTATCCCATGACAACCGGGACAGTGACGGAAACTATATCATAACCATGAACATGTGGTGGGGAGAAAACGGTGAAAAAGCAGAACTCTATGAAGACGGAATTCTGACTGGAAACACTACACTCACACCGGATACACCAAATGCCCAGGTCTGCACATTTAATATAGCAGGCAAACAGCCCGGCACATACACCTACCATGCAAAGCTCATCAACAGTGCAGGGGCGACAGAGAGTTCTCCCATAACAGTAACCGTTTCCGGAACAACACCGACAGAACAGCCCACACAGACCACTACTCCGACACAAATTCCAACAGCAACACCAGCGCCTAATCCTGACACCCCGGAATACACAAAAAGAATAGTCATGTATTTCCCTGAATGGGGAGTTTATGCCGGACATTCATACTACTACCCCGCATACATACCATGGGACAAAATAACCCATATGAACTACGCCTTTGCAATAATTAAAGACGGAAAGGTCTCAGTCTATGATGACTGGGCTGCAACCGGAATGACCTTCGGCACTGAAGCCTGGGACAGCCCGTACAAAGGCTGCCTTGGCCAGATGATGAAATTCAAAGAGGCATATCCGGCTGTAAAAATGATGGTCTCAGTCGGCGGATGGTCAAACTCCGACCAGTTCCACGAAGCTGCAGCAACCGATGAATCCAGGCGGAAATTTGCAGACAGTGCAGTAGAGTTCATCCGGAAATACAACTTTGATGGCGTGGACATTGACTGGGAATACCCCTGTGTAAAACGCCCGCCAACAGGACAGTATGATCACGGGGCACCATATGCCGACGATACGGAAAGAGAGACCTACACGCTCTTCCTCAAAGAACTGAGGGAGACCCTTGATAAAGCAGGAGAGGAGGACGGAAAATATTATGAACTCTCCGCCGCCGTTGGTGCCGGAAAGGACAAAATCGAGCTTACCGAACCGGAAATTTACCAGCAGTACCTTGACTTCATAAACCTGATGACATATGACTATCACGGAGCGTGGGACAGCACAACCGGTCATCTCGCACCACTGTACAACAACCCTGATTCGCCCTACAGTGGGATGGTAACAGAGTATTATTCGGTGGACGGCACAGTAAACCTCTTCCTTGACAGGGGAGTTCCGTCTGAAAAACTCGTAGTCGGAATCCCTTACTACAGCAGGGGCTGGAAAAATGTCGTAAATGACGGTCCGATAGAGGATCTCCCCGGGCTTTTTGCATCAGCAGGAGGAGCACCGTCAGACATTGGCATAGAACCCGGCCTTCTCCTCTACTGGCAGATTGAAGAGTATGAAAACAATCCTGCATATAAAAAATACCGCGATCCTGTCTCTAAAGTGCCATATCTCTACAGCGAAGAGAAAGGCGTAATGCTCACCTACGATGACGAAACCTCTGTCACGGAAAAAGTCAGTTACATAAACGGGAATAACCTTGGCGGGGTCATCATCTGGGATGCAACAGGTGAAGAGCCCGGAAATACACCCCTTACAGATATAATTTCAGCCTCATTTGAAAAGGAGACCAAAGCACTCAGTTCCGGAGATTACAGTCCGGGCATACTTGAGATAATTGCTGAATATCTCAGAAATGCTCTCGGATTAAAATAGCGTGGCAGGAAATAAAACAGCCTCCGGGAAATACCCCGGCAGGCAACTTAATTTTAACACCCGTAAAAACAGCCGTCCATCCTGAAGCCTGTACTTTATTGTACTGGTCTGTACGTTGTGTAATGTCTCTATTCTCAACCAATAGAATATATATCTGATTTGGACATATTAGTTATATGGATAAATATGCCCTCTTACAGGCAGTGACTCTCTCAGTCATAACCTTACTGCTAATCTCCGTTGCGGGATGTATTGCCTGTGATAAGGATAATGCAGGAGATGAATCAGCATCTGAGCCTTACACAACAGTCTCTGCGGAAGACATTAAGAAGGGTCTTGAGGGCCTGGGTCCGATAACCGCCGGATTTGACATCGACGGGACCGCATTCTTCACTGAATCTGTCTATTATTATGGCTTAAACAATATCGACGGACCAAACGGTACAAATCTCTACGGCAGTGATCCACTTGCAGACCCCGAATTTATAAGCAGGGTCAACAACGAATTTGTCGGCCAGTACATACCAAAAGAAGGTGCAGAAGAGATCATCAGCATGCACCTTGGCAGGGGTGACAAAGTCATCTTCATCACTAAAAAAGCACCATCGGCAGAAGAGAGGATTACAGAGTATATCGGTTCTGTCTTTGGAATAAAAGATCCGGTTCTGATTTTCACAAACGAAAGTTCAAAGATGCCATACATAAATGAAGAGGACGTATCCGTCTATTACGGCGATTCGGACGGTGACATAACGGAATGCAATGATGCAGAGTCGTGTACTCCATACAGATTTATGAGAAATATTATTACTGAAGAATATTACGGCGAAAGCTATAATCCGGGAATATACGGTGAAAACGTAGTCGAAAATTCAGACTGCTGATATTTTTCCGGTTCTGCCTGGCAATTATAACTTTAACACCCGGAAAAAGACTTTCGGGAGATATCAAACTTTTTTAAGTATTTCTTCTTCGGATGTGCCGGTACTCAGGTATAATCTTTCTTTCACCCGTTCCGGCCTTTTTTACTCAAATAGTCCGGGTGAGCATAATTATTAAATTAACCCTTCTGATATGGTAAGTCCGGTAAGGCTCATATCCGCAGTGATTTCCGGTATATCAGAATTGTCGGCAGAATTATCCCGCATATGAGGGCTAATACGGCAACTGCTGAATACATAATATACTGCAATGAATGAATTACCACTGTATTAGAGACGACTAAATCGGTATGAGCGATTATAAACATCTCCTGCAGGCCCTTGATCATTGCAAGACCGGGGATCATTGGAATGCCTGCAATAACGGCCAGGAAAACTCCGGGAACCTTTGTCTTTCTTCCATAATAGGTTGCTAATAGTGTTGCAGCCACCATTCCGGAAAATATGCAGAGAAAGATATCCAGCTGGTAAAAAACACCAGCTTCGCGGACAAGTCTCCCGACAATTGCACATATCATGCATCCGGGCAGAACAAGAAGCGGTGCATTAAAGAGAAG
This window harbors:
- a CDS encoding HAD family acid phosphatase codes for the protein MDKYALLQAVTLSVITLLLISVAGCIACDKDNAGDESASEPYTTVSAEDIKKGLEGLGPITAGFDIDGTAFFTESVYYYGLNNIDGPNGTNLYGSDPLADPEFISRVNNEFVGQYIPKEGAEEIISMHLGRGDKVIFITKKAPSAEERITEYIGSVFGIKDPVLIFTNESSKMPYINEEDVSVYYGDSDGDITECNDAESCTPYRFMRNIITEEYYGESYNPGIYGENVVENSDC
- a CDS encoding glycosyl hydrolase family 18 protein, with protein sequence MTDSGAKLRTMTINTGKRETDKNLLNKTERENIRIKHKSPSAADTIITAATRVILTAILISALICTASAEPAGAPGTPSLSHDNWDNNGDYTITMNMWWGNNGNSIKLYENGVLIEEAGLEENTPNSQTFSRAFTGKSSGTYEYYAVLSNSLGETGSETMSIDVTGEGASSGIPGTPVLSHDNWDNDGDYTITMNMWWGENGNNLKIYENGNLIASRTLTENSPQAQQYSESFSGKKSGTYEYYAELTNDYGTTESAKITVTVSNPSGSPEPTSTPTSTPTPTVTPTQTQTPTPSLTATSTPTPAITSTQTPTPTPAPSNLPGKPVLSHDNRDSDGNYIITMNMWWGENGEKAELYEDGILTGNTTLTPDTPNAQVCTFNIAGKQPGTYTYHAKLINSAGATESSPITVTVSGTTPTEQPTQTTTPTQIPTATPAPNPDTPEYTKRIVMYFPEWGVYAGHSYYYPAYIPWDKITHMNYAFAIIKDGKVSVYDDWAATGMTFGTEAWDSPYKGCLGQMMKFKEAYPAVKMMVSVGGWSNSDQFHEAAATDESRRKFADSAVEFIRKYNFDGVDIDWEYPCVKRPPTGQYDHGAPYADDTERETYTLFLKELRETLDKAGEEDGKYYELSAAVGAGKDKIELTEPEIYQQYLDFINLMTYDYHGAWDSTTGHLAPLYNNPDSPYSGMVTEYYSVDGTVNLFLDRGVPSEKLVVGIPYYSRGWKNVVNDGPIEDLPGLFASAGGAPSDIGIEPGLLLYWQIEEYENNPAYKKYRDPVSKVPYLYSEEKGVMLTYDDETSVTEKVSYINGNNLGGVIIWDATGEEPGNTPLTDIISASFEKETKALSSGDYSPGILEIIAEYLRNALGLK